AGTAATAATCCAGAGGCTTTCCCAAAATTTCAACATGACCGGAAAAAGGCTTGAGAACCCCGGAAGCCACCGAAAGGAGCGTGCTTTTTCCGGATCCGTTAGCACCCAGAATGACCGTAAAAGAATGCCTCGGAATTTCAAGCGATATATTGTCCAATACGACGGTCTTACCGTATCCGGCGCGGATCTTTTCCAGTCTCAGGACGACATCCCCATTTCCTTCCTCCGCCTTACCAGGATTAAACAGAAGAAAGGTCCACCGATAAGGGCCGTAACGACGCCCACCGGTATTTCCTGACCCTCTCCCAGAATGGTTCTGGAAACCGTATCTGCCACGAGCATCAATATACCACCTGCAAAGATGCTGTAGAAAAGAAGTCTGAAGTGCTTAGGGCCCACCATGAGGCGAACGACATGAGGAACCACCAGCCCGACAAAGCCAATTATACCGGTAAACGATACCGAGGCGGCCGTCATCAAAGAGGCAACCGAAAGCAAAACGAACCTTACCCGGGCCACGGATACACCAAGATGCATTGCCTGGACATCACCCAGAGCCAGCAAATCAAGCTCTGTCGAATAATAGAACATAACGACCGTACCGAGCAGGAAATAGGGCAGAATTATTAAAACCTGCTCCCAGGTTTTTCCGGAAAGAGAGCCCATTATCCAGAAAACGATGGCAGATATTGATTCCTCGTGAAGGCTTTTAAGCAGGCTTATCAGAGCCGATAAAAAGGTCGAAACGATGATACCCGCAAGGATTAGATTGGCCGGGTGAAACTGACCGTCAATCTGTCCCAGGAGGTAAACAAAGCAAAGAGCCAGGAGGGCACCCAAAAAGGCCGCTACAGGAATGGTGAGATGTCCCGACCATCCCACACTTCCGACGCCGAAAAGGATTGCGACGGAAGCGCCAAAGGCAGCACCGGTAGATACGCCTAATGTGTAAGGATCGGCAAGCGGGTTAAGAAGCACTCCCTGATAGACCACGCCCGAAAGGGCCAGAGCCGCCCCCACAACGGCGGCAAGCACTGTGCGGGCAAGCCTTATGTCGAAGATGATGTAGCGTATGCTTTCATCTACGTCGCTATCGGCTCCGATAAAGGCCTTCCAAAGGGTTTCCCAGGAAATGAAAAGCGACCCGGCCGAAAGTGCCCATACAAAGGCCAGCACAAAAAGGAAGATACATGCGGATGTGATAAGAATGTCCCGTTTCACTACAGCCCTTTTTCATCGATCAAACGTGCGCACTCGAGCAGACCGTGAAGGATTGCCACAGCAACGGTGCTTCCGCCCTTTCTGCCCTTTGTGACGACAAAAGGAACCATACCGTTTCGGATAAGCATTTCTTTTGATTCTGAAGCCTGAACAAACCCAACAGGCACCCCGACCACAAGGGCCGGTTTGGCTATTCCCTCCTCAATGGCTCTGACGATTTCCATTAACGCCGTAGGTGCATTGCCCACGACAACGACTGATCCGTTGAGCTTTTCCGCCTTCATTCTGAAGGCAGCAGCAGAGCGTGTAATACCATGCCGTCTGGCAAACTCCATGATCCCTAGGTCATCCGAGGGGACTTCAACCCTGAGACCGTACCAGCCCAGACGCCAGGGAGACAGACCCACAGCAATCATGCGAGTATCAACATAGATCGGACTGCCCCCGTGAAAGGCT
This Thermodesulforhabdus norvegica DNA region includes the following protein-coding sequences:
- a CDS encoding FecCD family ABC transporter permease, whose product is MKRDILITSACIFLFVLAFVWALSAGSLFISWETLWKAFIGADSDVDESIRYIIFDIRLARTVLAAVVGAALALSGVVYQGVLLNPLADPYTLGVSTGAAFGASVAILFGVGSVGWSGHLTIPVAAFLGALLALCFVYLLGQIDGQFHPANLILAGIIVSTFLSALISLLKSLHEESISAIVFWIMGSLSGKTWEQVLIILPYFLLGTVVMFYYSTELDLLALGDVQAMHLGVSVARVRFVLLSVASLMTAASVSFTGIIGFVGLVVPHVVRLMVGPKHFRLLFYSIFAGGILMLVADTVSRTILGEGQEIPVGVVTALIGGPFFCLILVRRRKEMGMSS
- a CDS encoding precorrin-8X methylmutase, encoding MMDNRVEGIVRPGADIEAQSFAIIEREVGQHGYDPLEWIVVRRIIHTTADFEYARITLFSSGVVERAREAFHGGSPIYVDTRMIAVGLSPWRLGWYGLRVEVPSDDLGIMEFARRHGITRSAAAFRMKAEKLNGSVVVVGNAPTALMEIVRAIEEGIAKPALVVGVPVGFVQASESKEMLIRNGMVPFVVTKGRKGGSTVAVAILHGLLECARLIDEKGL